In the genome of Desulfomicrobium escambiense DSM 10707, the window GACAGTTCGCGTGGCAGGACCAGGCGGTTCACGCCCAGGGCCAGGATCTGCGGCAGGCCGGAAATGGTTCCGCCGTTGGCCAGGGTCGAGAGATGCAGCTCGCCCTTGAAGCCCGCCTGGCGGGCCAGGGCAGGCAGCCCGAGGTCCTGCACGATGAGGGCGTCGGGCCGCACCTGCTGCGCCAGGCGATCGATGAGCCGGCCGGCCTGGGCCAGTTCGGGCGCCTTGAGCAGATTGTTCACGGCCACGTGCACCCGCACGCCTCTGGCATGGGCCAGTTCGGTGAGGGCCGCGAGTTCGGTCAGGGAGAAGTTCTCCGCTTCCATGCGCGCGGAAAAATTCTTGAGGCCGCAGTAGACGGCGTCGGCTCCGGCCGCCACCGCTGCCAGAAAGCTGTCGGTGTCGCCGGCCGGGGCGAGGATTTCGGTTTTTTTTTCGATACTCATGTGAAGACCAACGGCCAATGGCCGTGCTTTGATGCCCGTCGGCGGGAGGCCGGCGGCGCTGCTGCGTACAACGGTCGATGAGGAGGCAGGCGAACGGTTCCGGGGTAGCCCGACGGGCCGGGGTCATGTCAAGGCCAAAGGGCCGCCCTTGTGCGTTGTCTGGGAATATCGTACGAAATTGATACGTACTCATTCCCTCACGCGTTTACCGGGACCATCCAGGATGAACATGTCGGATCTTGTTTTCGTGGCCACGTGCCAGGACGCCTTGTTTCAGGAAACCAGGGGCAACCTCGCCAGGCTGGGCTACACCAACTGCGCCCGATTCTCCTCGGGCAAGGCGGCCGCGGAATTCATCAAGTACAACCCGTCGCGCATCATCATTGTCGACACGGAAGTCGAGGACCTCTCCCTGGCCGAGTTCGTCACGGCCCTGCGCGAAGTCCGCACATCGGAATTCCTTCATATCCTGGTCATCGCCTCCGAGCGCACCGAGGAGTTCGTGCTGTCCATGATCTCCGCCGGCTGCTCGGGCCTGGTCCTGCGGCCCTACAATCTGGCGTCCCTCAAGAACCACATGCTGCAGTCCGAAAAGCTCGACCACTTCCAGGACGGCGAACGGGAAACCATCGATCTGGCCGACACCATGATCACCCAAGGCCGCTACGAAGACGCCATCGGCGACCTGACCATGGTCGTCAGCCACCAGGAGGACCTGGCCAGCAAGTATTTTTTCCAGGGCTGCCAGCTGCTGGTGGAGAAGAAATGGTCCGAGGCCATCCTGGCCTTCAACCAATCCCTGTCCCGCAACCAGACCTTCATCAAGGCCTACGAAGGGCTCGCGCGGGCCTACCTAGGCAAGAACGATACGGACCGCTACCGCTTCTACCTGCAAAAGGCGGCCGAAGAGTACGCGAAGCTGAACAATTTCGCCAAGGTCAAGAAGATCTTCGTCGAGATCGTCAAGTATGACGTCAACGCGCCCAACCCCTACAACACCCTGGGCATCCGCCTGCGCCAGGAAAAGCAGTACAAGGAGGCCATCCAGGCCTATTTCCAGGCCATCGAGCTGAGCCCCAAGGACGAGAACATCCACTACAACATGGCCAAAGCCTATTTCTGCGACAACCAGCCCGAAAAGTCCCTGGAATGCATCCGCCTCGCCCTGTCCCTGGCCCCGGAACACATCGAGGCCCTCAAGATGTTCCGCCTGCTGAGCGGGGTGTCGTGGGACGACGATCCCAAGGCCGTCTTCAACCCGCAGAAGGGGAAGTGAGGCATGGCCAAATTCAGCACCTGCGCCATCTGCGGCAAGCTGGTCGACATCGACCAGGAATCCCACACCCTCTTCCACTGCCGCAACTTCCTGCTGCGCGCCTTCTACGGCGAAAAGAACGAACACCGCCGCGCCCGCCTGCAGGAGCGCATCGACG includes:
- a CDS encoding tetratricopeptide repeat protein, translated to MSDLVFVATCQDALFQETRGNLARLGYTNCARFSSGKAAAEFIKYNPSRIIIVDTEVEDLSLAEFVTALREVRTSEFLHILVIASERTEEFVLSMISAGCSGLVLRPYNLASLKNHMLQSEKLDHFQDGERETIDLADTMITQGRYEDAIGDLTMVVSHQEDLASKYFFQGCQLLVEKKWSEAILAFNQSLSRNQTFIKAYEGLARAYLGKNDTDRYRFYLQKAAEEYAKLNNFAKVKKIFVEIVKYDVNAPNPYNTLGIRLRQEKQYKEAIQAYFQAIELSPKDENIHYNMAKAYFCDNQPEKSLECIRLALSLAPEHIEALKMFRLLSGVSWDDDPKAVFNPQKGK